Proteins found in one Amycolatopsis umgeniensis genomic segment:
- a CDS encoding MarR family transcriptional regulator — translation MKAGELYLLGKHLMELASQGMRDDADPEVPEIYLVLISVLVEAPDISISELTARTGFAQSHVSAAVAKLREQGALRTRPDPADRRRTLVTPVDGLIAAVAQRQQRDAEQVLAAALTELDPDADSVADRAARLVEAADELYRLLTARALGVGGNSALMPLHSLAEEAAGKPKK, via the coding sequence ATGAAGGCCGGTGAGCTGTACCTGCTCGGCAAGCACCTGATGGAGCTCGCCTCCCAAGGCATGCGCGACGACGCGGATCCGGAGGTTCCGGAGATCTACCTCGTGCTCATTTCGGTGCTCGTCGAAGCGCCGGACATCTCGATCAGCGAGCTGACCGCGCGCACCGGTTTCGCGCAGAGTCACGTGTCCGCCGCCGTCGCGAAACTGCGGGAGCAAGGTGCCCTGCGCACGCGTCCGGATCCTGCCGACCGTCGCCGGACACTCGTCACGCCGGTCGACGGGCTGATCGCGGCGGTCGCGCAGCGCCAGCAGCGTGACGCCGAACAGGTTCTCGCCGCGGCGCTCACCGAGCTCGATCCGGACGCGGACTCGGTCGCGGATCGCGCCGCGCGTCTGGTCGAAGCCGCGGACGAGCTGTACCGGCTGCTCACCGCCCGAGCGCTCGGGGTCGGCGGGAACTCCGCACTGATGCCGCTGCATTCGCTGGCCGAAGAGGCGGCGGGCAAACCGAAAAAATAG
- a CDS encoding cytochrome P450 has translation MDYPFTGIEPMRCPPEYARLQDEEPVVRVHLATGEDTWLITRYDDIRALLADPRFRVWIPGTPVTSDGGLLFGMNGPAHARLRRIAAKALTPRRVEQLRPRVEALAEELVAKLIAQGPPADVLDGYAIPFALSVLNELLGVPPSARDDLRAWADGMLAVFTAPSYEDMADAARNLGGYLAELVETKRHAPGEDLLTGLLQARDENGDALSPEEVTQLAFAILLGGYVPPANALAQIVLRLAAEPELPRDPASMPALIEELLRQDQGSAADQGRVAIEDADVGGVPIRAGEFVLAPLRAGNHDARRFPEPAAVDPARSQGHLTFGHGPHHCLGAALARLQLQTGVTALLAAAPRLRLAVPFPELVWRRMFLTLQGPVAVPIDW, from the coding sequence ATGGATTACCCGTTCACTGGCATCGAACCGATGCGCTGTCCACCCGAATACGCTCGGCTGCAGGACGAAGAACCCGTCGTCCGCGTTCACCTCGCGACAGGCGAAGACACCTGGCTGATCACCCGCTACGACGACATCCGCGCCCTGCTGGCCGACCCGCGGTTCCGGGTGTGGATTCCCGGTACGCCCGTGACCAGCGACGGCGGCCTGCTCTTCGGCATGAACGGGCCGGCACACGCGCGGCTCAGACGCATCGCGGCCAAGGCACTCACCCCGAGGCGGGTGGAGCAACTACGCCCTCGCGTGGAAGCGCTCGCGGAGGAGCTGGTCGCGAAGCTGATCGCGCAGGGCCCGCCCGCGGACGTGCTGGACGGGTACGCGATCCCGTTCGCCCTCTCGGTCCTCAACGAACTCCTCGGTGTCCCGCCGTCGGCCCGTGACGACCTGCGGGCCTGGGCGGACGGAATGCTCGCGGTGTTCACCGCGCCGAGTTACGAGGACATGGCCGACGCCGCGCGGAATCTGGGTGGCTACCTCGCGGAACTGGTCGAGACGAAGCGCCACGCGCCCGGGGAGGACTTGCTGACCGGGTTGCTCCAAGCGCGTGACGAGAACGGCGACGCGCTGAGTCCGGAAGAGGTCACCCAGCTCGCCTTCGCGATCCTTCTCGGCGGATACGTCCCGCCCGCGAACGCGCTGGCCCAGATCGTGCTGCGGCTGGCGGCCGAACCGGAACTCCCCCGCGATCCCGCCTCGATGCCTGCGCTGATCGAAGAACTCCTTCGCCAGGACCAAGGTTCGGCCGCCGACCAGGGGCGGGTGGCGATCGAGGACGCCGACGTCGGCGGGGTGCCGATCCGCGCGGGCGAGTTCGTCCTCGCGCCGCTGCGCGCGGGCAATCACGACGCTCGGCGGTTTCCCGAACCCGCGGCGGTCGACCCCGCCCGCTCGCAAGGACACCTCACCTTCGGCCACGGGCCGCACCACTGCCTCGGCGCGGCGTTGGCCCGGCTGCAGCTTCAGACCGGTGTCACCGCGTTGTTGGCCGCCGCTCCACGGCTGCGCCTCGCGGTGCCTTTCCCGGAACTCGTCTGGCGGCGGATGTTCCTGACCCTCCAAGGCCCGGTCGCGGTGCCGATCGACTGGTGA